The following proteins come from a genomic window of Streptomyces sp. Sge12:
- a CDS encoding helix-turn-helix transcriptional regulator, with amino-acid sequence MAQLFFDSGDLEATEAFLSAAYTPMQITGRPGDTRAQISRTEMGGLSVDRLSFGYTMRYDADCLGKVCLVTMHSGSIVDTTDGREEVFGPGETFLLAPHDRPYEGQVRAARYTITMFDPHLLNHVASVPSGKDVRITGARPVGPDGNRRLGAAIAYLRDHVLDESAASTDDDGLLVSTAVQHLAATVLKTLPHTARTDRTARRDTRDAHSDTLRRAVAFIEANAHRDITLAEIAASVPVTPRAVQYAFTRHAGTTPLGHLRRVRLARAHDELRAAEHSGATTVAAVAGRWGFAHQGRFAAAYRQAYGVAPSVTLGTGRPGGTDRPGGTR; translated from the coding sequence ATGGCGCAGCTCTTCTTCGACAGCGGGGACCTCGAAGCCACGGAGGCGTTCCTGTCCGCGGCCTACACCCCCATGCAGATCACCGGACGCCCCGGCGACACCCGGGCGCAGATCTCCCGTACCGAGATGGGCGGTCTCAGCGTGGACCGTCTGTCGTTCGGCTACACGATGCGCTACGACGCGGACTGCCTGGGCAAGGTGTGCCTGGTCACGATGCACAGCGGCAGCATCGTGGACACCACCGACGGCCGCGAGGAAGTCTTCGGCCCGGGTGAGACCTTCCTCCTCGCCCCGCACGACCGGCCCTACGAGGGGCAGGTCCGCGCGGCCCGGTACACGATCACGATGTTCGACCCCCACCTGCTGAACCACGTCGCCTCCGTGCCGAGCGGCAAGGACGTGCGGATCACCGGGGCCCGCCCGGTCGGTCCGGACGGGAACAGGCGGCTCGGCGCCGCCATCGCCTACCTCCGCGACCACGTCCTCGACGAATCCGCCGCGAGCACCGACGACGACGGACTGCTGGTGTCCACAGCCGTCCAGCACCTGGCGGCCACCGTGCTCAAGACCCTGCCGCACACCGCCCGGACCGACAGGACCGCCCGGCGGGACACCCGCGACGCACACAGCGACACCCTGCGCCGCGCCGTCGCGTTCATCGAGGCCAACGCCCACCGGGACATCACCCTCGCCGAGATCGCCGCGTCCGTCCCGGTCACACCGCGTGCGGTCCAGTACGCCTTCACCCGCCACGCCGGCACCACACCGCTCGGCCACCTCCGCCGCGTCCGGCTGGCCCGCGCCCACGACGAACTCCGCGCCGCCGAACACTCCGGCGCCACGACCGTCGCCGCCGTCGCCGGACGGTGGGGCTTCGCCCACCAGGGGCGTTTCGCCG